A single genomic interval of Mycolicibacterium sp. MU0053 harbors:
- a CDS encoding ISL3 family transposase, whose amino-acid sequence MRVNTAFNRLLQIPGATVTDVVIGDGQIDVHLRPKARLLRCPCGKRLRAVYDRRRRRWRHLDLARAQLWLVYEIRRLDCPDCGVITEELPWARPGARHTRDFEDMVLWLAQRTDRTSVAALMRCAWETVTAIIGRGVAELLDQRRLQTLYRIGVDEICYRHPHRYLTIIGNHDTGTVVDVQPGRSEQSLANFYAAQTDSALAHIDAVSMDVSRAYTAATTAAVPNAVICYDGFHVMQWVQRALDRVFAESIRLPGHATADWKAARWALRTGENKLTDDKRALVNQIARTNRRIGRAWTLKEQARDLYRHHHEPDQARRLLKAWITAAKRSRIPAFVALSKRFEVYFEPILAAIELRISNALIEGINAKIRLINARGYGHHSAQTLTSMIYLCLGGLQVKLPTRT is encoded by the coding sequence GTGCGCGTCAACACTGCATTTAACCGTCTGCTGCAGATTCCCGGGGCCACGGTCACCGATGTCGTCATCGGCGACGGGCAGATCGATGTCCACCTGCGACCGAAAGCGCGCCTGCTGCGCTGCCCGTGCGGCAAACGCCTACGGGCGGTCTATGACCGCCGCCGGCGACGCTGGCGCCATCTGGATCTGGCCCGGGCACAGCTGTGGCTGGTCTATGAGATCCGCCGCCTCGATTGCCCGGACTGCGGGGTGATCACCGAGGAACTGCCCTGGGCTCGTCCCGGTGCGCGTCACACCCGCGATTTCGAAGACATGGTGCTGTGGCTGGCCCAACGAACCGACCGGACCTCGGTGGCGGCGTTGATGCGCTGCGCCTGGGAAACGGTCACCGCCATCATCGGCCGCGGCGTGGCCGAACTTCTCGACCAGCGTCGCCTGCAGACGCTGTATCGCATTGGTGTCGACGAGATCTGCTACCGCCATCCCCATCGTTATCTGACCATCATCGGCAACCACGACACCGGCACCGTCGTCGACGTCCAGCCTGGACGCAGCGAACAATCATTAGCCAACTTCTATGCCGCCCAAACCGATTCAGCACTGGCACACATCGACGCGGTCAGCATGGACGTCTCCAGGGCCTACACCGCTGCCACCACCGCAGCGGTCCCGAACGCGGTCATCTGCTACGACGGCTTCCATGTCATGCAGTGGGTCCAACGCGCCCTCGATCGCGTCTTCGCCGAATCGATCCGCCTGCCCGGACACGCCACCGCGGACTGGAAAGCCGCCCGCTGGGCGCTGCGCACCGGCGAGAACAAACTCACCGACGACAAACGCGCCCTGGTCAACCAGATCGCGCGAACCAACCGACGCATCGGCCGGGCCTGGACGCTGAAGGAACAAGCCCGCGACCTCTACCGCCACCACCACGAACCCGACCAAGCCCGCCGACTGCTCAAAGCCTGGATCACCGCCGCCAAACGCTCCCGCATCCCGGCGTTCGTCGCGCTGAGCAAACGCTTCGAGGTCTACTTCGAACCCATCCTCGCCGCCATCGAACTACGCATCTCCAACGCCCTCATCGAAGGCATCAACGCCAAAATCCGCCTCATCAACGCCCGCGGCTACGGACACCACTCCGCCCAAACACTGACCTCAATGATCTACCTCTGCCTCGGCGGACTGCAGGTCAAACTCCCCACAAGAACCTGA
- a CDS encoding ABC transporter ATP-binding protein: protein MGPLIVELRHVAREYRVGGQSVRALDDISLRLEGGQFVSVVGPSGAGKSTLLHLLGALDSPDSGSITFDGDEIGRLGDDEQSEFRRHCVGFVFQFFNLLPTLSAWENVAVPKLLDGVRMGAAKPDALRLLDRAGLGDRIQHRPAELSGGQMQRVAVARALMMDPPLILADEPTGNLDSTTGAAILELLAEVAHDDGRRRLVVMVTHNAVAAEGTDRVITLQDGRLGSDELSTVPR from the coding sequence ATGGGGCCACTGATCGTCGAACTCCGCCATGTGGCGCGCGAGTACCGCGTCGGCGGTCAATCGGTGCGTGCGCTCGATGACATCAGCCTGCGGCTCGAGGGCGGACAGTTCGTCTCGGTCGTCGGGCCGTCCGGGGCGGGCAAGAGCACGCTGCTGCACCTGCTCGGTGCGTTGGACTCACCCGATTCCGGGTCGATCACCTTCGACGGCGACGAGATCGGCCGACTCGGAGACGACGAGCAATCGGAGTTTCGCCGGCATTGCGTCGGATTCGTGTTCCAGTTCTTCAACCTGTTGCCGACCCTGTCGGCGTGGGAGAACGTCGCGGTCCCCAAGCTGCTCGATGGTGTCCGAATGGGCGCGGCCAAACCCGACGCGCTGCGGCTGCTGGACCGCGCCGGGCTCGGTGACCGGATCCAGCACCGACCGGCGGAACTGTCCGGCGGGCAGATGCAGCGGGTCGCGGTGGCGCGGGCATTGATGATGGATCCGCCGCTGATCCTCGCCGACGAACCCACCGGAAACCTCGACTCGACGACGGGCGCGGCCATCCTGGAACTCCTCGCCGAGGTGGCGCACGACGACGGCCGCCGTCGGCTGGTGGTGATGGTGACCCACAACGCGGTCGCCGCCGAGGGCACCGATCGGGTGATCACGCTGCAGGACGGCCGGCTCGGGTCCGACGAATTGTCGACGGTCCCAAGGTGA
- a CDS encoding FtsX-like permease family protein, whose amino-acid sequence MRSAPAGIAAAASRLRLFSWRELATHRRRTVASIAVMAVSAMYLVAIFGIFGSITGSVHRLADGIAGVAALEVSGITDAGFPDALTAEVAAVPGVEAAVPVLRTSAFTASGPVLLIGADESGAALQGALTDALAGQQEVSADVPNGVRVGPGVGAAQGETLQLGSGSVTVVAVLGGDRLADLNGGHYVLAALPLAQHITGRQGRLDSILITTKPDADLAAVRAAVTAAVDGRAVVADPSVRAARAGDGVKMMNYMALMGAAIALVVSAFLIYTTMTMAISQRRPAISMLRAIGGRRSTIVRDMLTEAAILGLLGAAIGATIGIVLGRIAIGRLPPAVTQGLEARVEYWLPGWAVPAALAATVLTGVAASAMAARQVYKVSPIEALAPVGASAADVVPRWLRIASGVGAVAALTASVLILLGQSGTLAVVAIAAVFGAEIALGFALTAPMVKATAATARLFGSAGALAAESIARAPRRVWATVMTVLIAVLTTVVITGTSADMIRSAGEVFSSVDDVDVWVSADPPDRYPTAALPPGLADQVAQVPGVARVTEGPFGFAVVGGTRVLLVGFSPGTHDPLYRALDEHVRTEVLAGRGVVLTQNLGKTLGVRVGEEVSLLTPHGPQRAVVLALVPYFSTVIGTVGMELAQLRAWFDRPATTTLQITADAGVDPNRLLTEVRRVVPTPNHVYDGSAARAGLEAPLRQSMFIANAVWIMVVFVAAVALLNTLTLSVLERRREIGVLRAMGSSRRSTMRMVLAEATGIGAVGASLGLALGLVDQWLYSIVSGDIMNFDVGFRPSPTAFGLTVGALALCLLGSVPPARRAARLNIIEALSVE is encoded by the coding sequence ATGAGATCGGCTCCGGCGGGAATCGCTGCGGCGGCAAGTCGGCTCCGGCTGTTCAGTTGGCGCGAACTCGCCACGCACCGTCGGCGCACGGTCGCCTCGATCGCCGTAATGGCGGTGTCCGCAATGTATCTGGTCGCGATATTCGGCATCTTCGGGTCCATCACCGGATCGGTCCATCGGCTGGCCGACGGGATCGCGGGCGTCGCCGCGCTGGAGGTCTCCGGCATCACCGACGCCGGATTTCCCGACGCGCTGACCGCCGAGGTGGCCGCGGTTCCCGGCGTCGAGGCCGCAGTACCGGTACTACGGACAAGTGCCTTCACGGCATCGGGGCCGGTGCTGCTGATCGGCGCAGACGAGAGCGGTGCAGCATTGCAGGGTGCCTTGACGGACGCACTCGCAGGACAGCAGGAAGTGTCGGCTGACGTGCCCAACGGGGTCCGGGTGGGGCCCGGTGTCGGTGCTGCGCAAGGCGAGACGCTCCAGCTGGGCTCGGGTTCGGTGACCGTGGTGGCGGTGCTCGGGGGGGACCGCCTCGCGGATCTCAACGGCGGGCATTATGTCCTGGCCGCGCTTCCGTTGGCGCAGCACATCACCGGCCGCCAGGGGCGGCTCGACTCGATACTGATCACCACGAAGCCGGATGCCGATCTGGCTGCGGTACGCGCTGCGGTCACCGCAGCCGTCGACGGGCGAGCTGTCGTCGCGGACCCGAGCGTGCGGGCCGCCCGGGCCGGCGACGGGGTCAAGATGATGAACTACATGGCCCTGATGGGCGCGGCGATCGCCTTGGTGGTCAGCGCGTTCCTCATCTACACCACCATGACAATGGCGATCTCCCAGCGCCGACCCGCCATCTCGATGCTGCGCGCGATCGGCGGCCGGCGCAGCACCATCGTGCGCGACATGCTCACCGAGGCAGCGATTCTGGGTCTGCTGGGCGCCGCCATCGGCGCGACCATCGGAATAGTGCTGGGCCGCATCGCGATCGGTCGACTGCCGCCGGCGGTCACCCAGGGCCTCGAAGCCCGGGTCGAGTACTGGCTGCCCGGTTGGGCCGTACCGGCTGCGCTGGCGGCGACGGTGCTCACCGGTGTGGCCGCCTCGGCCATGGCGGCGCGGCAGGTCTACAAGGTTTCGCCGATCGAGGCGTTGGCACCCGTCGGGGCCTCGGCGGCCGACGTCGTGCCGCGCTGGCTGCGGATCGCCAGCGGGGTGGGCGCCGTGGCGGCGTTGACGGCGTCGGTCCTGATCCTCCTCGGCCAGAGCGGCACCCTGGCGGTGGTCGCGATCGCCGCGGTCTTCGGTGCCGAGATCGCGCTCGGCTTCGCGCTCACCGCGCCCATGGTGAAAGCCACGGCGGCAACCGCTCGACTATTCGGATCGGCCGGTGCCCTTGCGGCGGAATCCATCGCGCGTGCGCCGCGGCGAGTGTGGGCCACGGTGATGACCGTGCTCATCGCGGTTCTCACCACCGTGGTGATCACCGGCACCAGCGCCGACATGATCCGCTCCGCGGGTGAGGTCTTTTCGTCGGTCGACGATGTCGACGTCTGGGTGAGTGCGGACCCGCCCGATCGCTATCCGACCGCCGCGCTCCCGCCAGGGCTCGCGGACCAGGTGGCCCAGGTGCCGGGCGTGGCCCGCGTGACCGAGGGCCCGTTCGGATTCGCCGTGGTCGGCGGCACGCGCGTGCTGCTCGTCGGCTTTTCCCCCGGAACCCACGATCCGTTGTACCGCGCACTCGATGAACACGTACGCACCGAGGTGCTCGCCGGCCGGGGCGTGGTGCTCACGCAGAACCTGGGCAAGACCTTGGGCGTCCGTGTAGGCGAGGAGGTTTCGCTGCTCACCCCGCACGGCCCGCAGCGCGCGGTGGTGCTGGCGTTGGTGCCGTATTTCTCGACGGTCATCGGCACCGTCGGAATGGAACTGGCTCAGTTGCGGGCGTGGTTCGATCGCCCGGCAACGACGACGCTGCAGATCACCGCGGACGCCGGCGTCGATCCGAATCGCCTGTTGACCGAGGTCCGCCGGGTGGTGCCGACGCCGAACCACGTGTACGACGGCAGCGCCGCGCGGGCCGGCCTGGAGGCGCCGCTGCGCCAGAGCATGTTCATCGCGAACGCCGTCTGGATCATGGTGGTGTTCGTCGCCGCGGTCGCACTTCTCAACACCTTGACGCTGTCGGTGCTCGAACGGCGCCGCGAGATCGGTGTGCTGCGGGCGATGGGTTCCAGCCGCCGGTCCACCATGCGGATGGTCCTGGCGGAGGCGACCGGCATCGGTGCGGTCGGCGCCAGCTTGGGGCTGGCGCTCGGCCTGGTCGACCAATGGCTCTACAGCATCGTCAGCGGGGACATCATGAACTTCGACGTCGGTTTCCGGCCGAGCCCGACGGCGTTCGGCTTGACCGTCGGCGCGCTGGCACTGTGCCTACTGGGCTCGGTGCCACCCGCGCGACGTGCGGCGCGGCTGAACATCATCGAGGCGCTCAGCGTCGAGTAG
- a CDS encoding class I SAM-dependent methyltransferase: MPMFDRLFYRRYRRAAMSHVTGRLLLLGLGPGTDLLFLPPAVTSVAAVEPDATLRRMASALARRHGIAVDIVDGVGESIPFPDNAFDSVHVGLVLCSVDDVAATLAEIRRVLAPGGRLVVLEHVRGDATMAKFQDLIAKPWSWLGAGCEPNRRTAEAIAAAGFDTTGLHSIRRTLVPPPCTPHLLGIATPVEGRAAPTRR, from the coding sequence ATGCCGATGTTCGACCGACTGTTCTACCGTCGGTATCGACGGGCGGCGATGAGCCACGTCACCGGGCGGCTGCTGCTGCTCGGCCTTGGCCCGGGAACCGACCTGCTGTTCCTGCCGCCCGCGGTGACGTCGGTCGCCGCCGTGGAGCCCGACGCGACGCTGCGGCGGATGGCTTCGGCACTAGCTCGCCGGCACGGCATCGCCGTGGACATCGTCGACGGAGTAGGCGAGTCGATTCCCTTTCCGGACAATGCTTTCGACTCCGTACACGTCGGGCTGGTGTTGTGCTCGGTCGACGACGTGGCCGCGACCCTCGCCGAGATTCGGCGGGTCCTGGCGCCGGGAGGAAGGTTGGTCGTCCTCGAGCACGTCCGCGGGGACGCCACGATGGCCAAGTTCCAGGACCTGATCGCCAAGCCCTGGTCCTGGCTGGGTGCCGGATGTGAGCCGAACCGCCGTACCGCCGAGGCGATCGCCGCGGCGGGATTCGACACCACGGGGCTGCACAGCATTCGACGAACTCTGGTGCCGCCGCCGTGCACACCTCATCTGCTGGGCATCGCCACACCGGTGGAGGGGCGAGCGGCACCTACTCGACGCTGA
- a CDS encoding DUF4389 domain-containing protein, with protein MRKPDIPVRVRGADDAPSRWLWLVKWCVLAVPHYPILIFLYLVYPLVTLVAGVAILFTGRYPRPLFDFNVGVLRWSWRVMNYRFPMNSTDRYPPFTLAPRPDYPGDLAVDYPETLTRGAVLVKWWLLAIPQILLCWAMEPLLQVLCVVSAIWLLCTGTISRGMFDLLLGIVRWRYRVAVYVSLMRDEYPPFRLDQGQ; from the coding sequence GTGCGCAAGCCGGACATTCCGGTGCGCGTCCGTGGCGCCGACGATGCGCCGTCGCGCTGGCTCTGGCTCGTCAAGTGGTGCGTGCTCGCCGTCCCGCACTACCCCATCCTGATCTTCCTCTACCTGGTGTACCCCCTGGTGACCCTCGTCGCCGGCGTCGCCATCTTGTTCACCGGCCGATATCCGCGCCCGCTCTTCGACTTCAACGTCGGGGTGCTGCGTTGGTCGTGGCGCGTGATGAACTACCGGTTCCCGATGAACAGCACCGACCGATACCCGCCGTTCACGCTCGCGCCGCGGCCCGACTATCCCGGCGATCTGGCGGTCGACTATCCCGAGACCCTCACCAGGGGTGCCGTCCTGGTGAAGTGGTGGCTATTGGCGATCCCTCAGATTCTCCTGTGCTGGGCGATGGAACCGCTGCTGCAGGTGCTCTGTGTGGTGTCGGCCATCTGGTTGTTGTGCACCGGGACCATCTCGCGGGGCATGTTCGATCTCCTGCTGGGTATCGTCCGATGGCGTTATCGAGTAGCCGTGTACGTCTCCTTGATGCGCGACGAGTATCCGCCGTTTCGACTGGATCAGGGCCAGTGA
- a CDS encoding FAD-dependent oxidoreductase, producing MPAPLRVLVVGAGVSGLSVARGLRRDGHDVTVFERRPDVQAGGGAVTIWSNGETVLRQLGVAMEGAGQLLSTVQVSTSGGRRLATLDVTAMVHRLGSPVRMVPRRVLLQRLLDGLPTDLIRCNARAVAVVRTADGVRVEFDDGDSAAGDLLIGADGMHSMVRDVVGAPPAEPTGWCSWQGLIDLPDLSDRQVARVIIGEHGNAGLWPAGGAALQWWFDLPWSCDFVRPRRPIETIRANFTGWCDAVDRVLGALTDDHLAGSPYPHFRHPIPRVPGHGALTLVGDAAHTMPPTLAQGTNQALLDTMVLCKALSDGRELSRALRWYETTRRRKVLAVSRVASLQVSHGEAALKPATYISDRFQSGALTMFLRCTSHRRLAAEINRTLSAPTPATSWDRR from the coding sequence ATGCCGGCGCCCCTTCGGGTCCTCGTTGTCGGCGCGGGCGTGAGCGGCCTCTCGGTTGCGCGGGGATTGCGGCGCGACGGCCATGACGTCACGGTCTTCGAACGGCGGCCGGATGTGCAGGCCGGCGGCGGCGCAGTCACCATCTGGTCCAACGGCGAGACGGTCCTGCGGCAGCTCGGGGTCGCCATGGAGGGGGCCGGTCAGTTGCTGTCCACCGTGCAGGTCTCGACCTCCGGCGGCCGCAGGCTCGCCACCTTGGACGTGACCGCCATGGTGCACCGGCTCGGGTCACCCGTCCGGATGGTCCCACGCCGGGTGCTGCTGCAACGGCTGCTCGACGGTTTGCCGACCGACCTCATCCGATGCAACGCCCGAGCGGTTGCGGTGGTCAGGACTGCCGACGGGGTGCGGGTGGAATTCGACGACGGCGATTCGGCTGCGGGAGACCTGTTGATCGGCGCCGACGGCATGCACTCGATGGTCCGCGACGTCGTCGGCGCGCCGCCCGCCGAGCCCACGGGCTGGTGCAGCTGGCAGGGACTGATCGACCTTCCGGATCTCAGCGACCGGCAGGTCGCACGGGTCATCATCGGCGAGCACGGGAACGCCGGTCTGTGGCCCGCGGGCGGCGCCGCCCTGCAATGGTGGTTTGACTTGCCGTGGTCCTGCGACTTCGTCAGACCGCGACGTCCGATCGAGACGATCCGGGCCAACTTCACCGGCTGGTGCGACGCCGTCGATCGAGTGCTCGGTGCGTTGACCGACGACCACCTGGCCGGTTCGCCGTACCCGCATTTCCGACATCCGATTCCGCGCGTGCCGGGCCACGGTGCGCTGACGCTGGTCGGCGACGCCGCGCACACCATGCCGCCGACCCTGGCGCAGGGCACCAATCAAGCGCTGCTCGACACGATGGTGCTGTGCAAGGCGCTCTCGGACGGGCGCGAACTCTCCAGGGCGCTGCGTTGGTACGAGACGACCAGGCGACGCAAGGTCCTCGCCGTATCCCGGGTGGCGTCGCTGCAGGTCTCCCACGGTGAGGCCGCGCTGAAACCGGCGACCTACATTTCGGACCGGTTCCAGTCCGGGGCACTGACCATGTTTCTGCGGTGCACCAGTCACCGCCGGCTCGCCGCCGAGATCAACCGAACCCTCAGCGCCCCAACACCGGCCACGTCGTGGGACCGGCGATGA
- a CDS encoding pyridoxal phosphate-dependent aminotransferase, protein MKPASNPVSTAAGGAARTAVDPFALSLNENPFPPLPAVRSALVRSIDAVNRYPEVLPERLRHVIAGRIGVHPNQVVLGAGATGVILQALHALTDPGDTIVMAAPTFDGYPIVAQMTRLNSVTVPLDQDGHHDLDALAEAAVDARVVVVCRPHNPTGTLEPTAAVLDFLRRVPSTTIVLLDEAYIEFVAPEHRIDASELIACFPNVVVVVRTFSKAYGLAGLRIGYGLAAAELTRTLWAHQLPFGIAITSLVAVAASYAAEDQLLHRVRLITAERGYLRMRLSGMGIYTTDAHANFTYLPPSGRVHRDAFAQTGLHVRCYPDGGARITVGNRASSLAVLSALGRPTARTAR, encoded by the coding sequence ATGAAGCCCGCCTCGAACCCCGTCAGCACCGCGGCCGGTGGCGCGGCGCGGACCGCGGTCGATCCGTTTGCATTGTCGCTCAACGAGAATCCGTTCCCGCCGCTGCCGGCGGTGCGGTCGGCGCTGGTCCGCTCGATCGATGCGGTCAACCGCTATCCGGAGGTGCTGCCGGAGCGGCTGCGCCACGTGATCGCCGGTCGCATCGGCGTGCACCCCAACCAGGTGGTCCTCGGCGCGGGGGCGACAGGCGTGATTCTGCAGGCCCTGCACGCCCTGACCGATCCCGGCGACACGATCGTCATGGCCGCGCCGACCTTCGACGGCTATCCGATTGTCGCGCAGATGACCCGGCTGAACTCGGTGACCGTGCCCCTCGACCAGGACGGCCACCACGATCTTGACGCGCTGGCCGAAGCCGCCGTGGACGCGCGGGTCGTCGTCGTGTGCCGGCCGCACAACCCGACCGGGACCCTGGAACCCACCGCCGCGGTGCTGGACTTCCTGCGCCGGGTGCCGTCGACGACCATCGTGCTGCTCGACGAGGCGTACATCGAATTCGTGGCGCCGGAGCACCGCATCGACGCGTCGGAGCTGATCGCGTGTTTCCCCAACGTGGTGGTGGTGGTGCGGACCTTCTCCAAGGCGTACGGGCTGGCTGGGCTGCGGATCGGCTACGGGCTCGCCGCCGCGGAGCTGACCCGGACGTTGTGGGCCCACCAACTCCCGTTCGGCATCGCGATCACCAGCTTGGTCGCCGTCGCCGCCTCCTATGCTGCCGAAGACCAACTGCTGCACAGGGTCCGGCTGATCACTGCAGAACGAGGCTATCTCCGCATGCGCTTGAGCGGCATGGGCATCTACACCACCGATGCGCACGCGAACTTCACCTACCTGCCGCCGAGCGGTCGGGTGCACCGCGACGCATTCGCACAAACCGGCCTGCACGTCCGCTGCTACCCCGACGGCGGCGCCCGGATCACGGTGGGCAACCGGGCTTCCAGCCTGGCGGTGCTGTCCGCGCTGGGAAGGCCGACGGCAAGGACCGCACGCTGA
- a CDS encoding 3-oxoacyl-ACP synthase III family protein, whose amino-acid sequence MSGSAVSLSDVATYLPGEPIGADYYAQFAETDALRDNVMFRAPKFRHHVAPDESAIDMVERAAQGLIERHGADVIEAADVLITHTQAPDQAFYGSGGGIAHRLGMRPSWVLDLHNGGCAAFVLALNVARQLLTSGAGHTALIAIAQNAAGQVFDQPGVRRKAQASVPGDGAAVGLVTLSGQSPILDIECRTYGEYAGEMAFAPDPPRKWWQPGPGELCIGFSESKITKVLARGNRQVPEVALAVCDRIGLRSKDIDLLVTNQPNRVFLRNWREALELPAERHRDTFDECGNLFGAGIPINLDRAISAGQVKAGETVVMAGFAHAGDFAAAAALRWGGRGR is encoded by the coding sequence ATGAGCGGGTCCGCGGTCAGCCTCTCCGACGTTGCCACCTACCTACCCGGCGAGCCGATCGGTGCGGACTACTACGCGCAATTCGCCGAAACCGACGCGCTGCGCGACAACGTGATGTTCCGCGCCCCGAAATTCCGCCACCACGTCGCGCCCGACGAGAGCGCGATCGACATGGTCGAGCGTGCGGCGCAGGGGCTGATCGAGCGGCACGGCGCCGACGTCATCGAAGCCGCCGATGTCCTGATCACCCACACCCAGGCACCGGATCAGGCGTTCTACGGCTCGGGCGGTGGCATCGCTCACCGCCTGGGCATGCGGCCCTCCTGGGTGCTCGACCTGCACAACGGCGGGTGTGCGGCGTTCGTGTTGGCGCTCAACGTGGCTCGTCAGCTGCTGACCTCAGGAGCAGGACACACCGCGCTGATCGCCATCGCGCAGAATGCCGCCGGACAGGTCTTCGACCAACCGGGAGTCCGTCGCAAGGCGCAGGCTTCGGTGCCCGGCGACGGCGCCGCGGTGGGCCTGGTCACGCTGTCGGGCCAGTCCCCCATCCTCGACATCGAGTGCCGCACCTACGGCGAGTACGCCGGTGAGATGGCGTTCGCCCCGGACCCGCCCCGCAAGTGGTGGCAGCCCGGTCCCGGTGAGCTCTGCATCGGCTTCAGCGAAAGCAAGATCACCAAGGTACTGGCCCGCGGCAATCGGCAGGTTCCCGAAGTCGCGCTGGCGGTCTGTGACCGAATCGGCCTGCGGTCCAAGGACATCGACCTCCTGGTGACCAACCAGCCCAACCGGGTGTTCTTGCGCAACTGGCGGGAAGCGCTCGAACTGCCCGCGGAACGCCACCGCGACACCTTCGACGAGTGCGGCAACCTGTTCGGCGCCGGGATCCCGATCAACCTGGATCGGGCGATCTCCGCGGGTCAGGTCAAGGCCGGTGAAACGGTCGTCATGGCCGGGTTCGCCCACGCCGGTGACTTCGCCGCGGCGGCGGCGCTCCGCTGGGGCGGACGGGGCCGATGA
- a CDS encoding SRPBCC family protein, which yields MSLPALEDIVAHHGTTEPLEGVTRVETSPREQAMPIVMEMMRSVYPHDQVFGEYCTVNDFVDCPPDELFEYLADTRSLAEWTYSLRGFEPAGEPGLWVAYDRLGSETKIYARTVANAAARTVDYHCAWDQGSHLWMIYLMRVIDAQVVLDKPGSVVLWTNCHHPFYDDNPYPETAPPERPVWVGDFWDMFGAGHLLEMKNLKAIAEYRHRNDLPITPKWMR from the coding sequence ATGTCGCTGCCCGCGCTTGAGGATATCGTCGCCCACCATGGCACCACCGAACCCTTGGAGGGGGTGACCCGGGTCGAGACCAGCCCGCGGGAGCAGGCCATGCCGATCGTGATGGAGATGATGCGGTCGGTGTATCCGCACGATCAGGTCTTCGGCGAGTACTGCACCGTCAACGACTTCGTCGACTGCCCGCCCGACGAGTTGTTCGAATATCTGGCCGACACCCGCAGCCTGGCGGAATGGACCTACAGTCTGCGCGGTTTCGAGCCGGCCGGGGAACCGGGCCTGTGGGTGGCCTACGACCGGCTTGGTTCGGAGACGAAGATCTACGCCCGCACCGTTGCCAACGCGGCGGCCCGCACCGTCGACTATCACTGCGCGTGGGACCAGGGCAGCCATTTGTGGATGATCTATCTGATGCGGGTCATCGACGCGCAGGTGGTCCTCGACAAGCCGGGTTCGGTTGTGCTGTGGACCAATTGTCACCACCCGTTCTACGACGACAACCCGTATCCAGAGACCGCACCGCCGGAGCGTCCGGTGTGGGTCGGCGATTTCTGGGACATGTTCGGTGCCGGCCACCTGTTGGAGATGAAGAACCTCAAGGCCATCGCCGAGTACCGCCACCGCAACGATCTACCGATCACACCGAAATGGATGCGGTGA